The DNA region AGCCATCAGCTCTTGATTCAATATGCACTTGGCTTTTTAAGCCCTCCAGGTAACGACACAGTCCCTCATGCGTGGCTAATTTGTACGAAAGATAATAAGACCACTTTCTATTGGGATCCTACTCTCCAATTGAATTCGCCACTATGGAACCAGAAGAGCCAAGAATTCAGGTATGCAACAAGGTACGTCCTAACCTCTGATGAATTACGAAACTGGTTTCGAAATAAATATCCTGACAGGAAGTTGACTATTGATGGCATACCTGATGGGAATACTAGATTTCCCATAATCAATCAAACAGGACTTATTGAGTGAGCGCGCAGCCTGACAAGCGCCACTACATCGCGCCTATGGCGTTGGACTGCCTCTGTAGCGAACGTTAATGTCCGCATTTCGCTCGTAGCTGGCAAGAAGCTATCTCGAGGACAAATTAGTGAAGCGGACGTTCATTCTGGTTAATCCTCCATTTTTCCTGCACTGTACAAATCAGCTTGTGTTGTTGATCAAGTCCGTGATTGGAAGATCGCAGAAGGGAGAGATGCGGCGCAGGGTAACAGTAAGCAATTGGTTGTTCAAAAATTTATGTGATGAGCGTGTAGTTATGCTCATTTTGTTGACAGTAAGCATGGTAAATTATTGCTTTTAATAACAAGATTATTATGATGAATTGATCTTTTTCAGGTTTACGTGTTTGTATAATCAGGATGTGATATATGCAGCTTAAGAAAATTTTCATCTCCGGTTTTAAAAGCATTTCGAATGAAAATCCTCAAATCATTAACCTTGACCATGAATTAACTACATTTATCGGCCATAACGGAACTGGAAAAAGTACGGCTATGGAAGCGCTAAATAAGCTCTTCTCGGTGGATCATTCACTACGTGGTATATCAATAAATGACTTCCATAATGCGGATGGTGGGAACGATGAAAAGAGCAAAAGTTTAATAATAGAAGCCTGGTTTAGCTTCCCTAAACCAAATGAAGGAAAAATTTCGATCCCTCCTTTAATTGAACACCTCACCATTGATAAATCTGATGGGGTCATTCTTTTTAGGGTGCGATTAGAGAGTAAACTTTCCTTTGAAGCAAACCCGATGGGGGATATTGACGAAGACGTCTGGGTGGTTAACACCAGTGACGACGTGGTTGAGGAGAGCAGTAAACAGAAGCTTTCCGCTGCAGTAAGAAACTCCATCCAGGTAAGTTATGTTCCAGCCAATAGAGATCCCTTATTGCAATTGAAGTATTCATCAAAGGCGGTGCTTGGTCGTTTGCTAAAGGCGATTGAGTGGGTTGGAGGTAGTCAGGAAGTCATAGAGGAGCAAGCGGCACAACTAAACGCATTAACGAAGAGCAATCCTGCAATGAATGAGATTGCGGTGGCGATTAACGCCAGTTGGGGTAATATCTACAAGGGGCGTTATTTGTCCCAAGCATCACTTAACTTTCCACTCGCTAATATCGATGAAATACTGAAACTGATTCAACTTCAGTTTAATCCTGATGAAACTGGCAACACGGTAAATGTAGATCGATTAAGCGATGGACAAAAATCATTGGTCTATTTTTCTCTTATAAAGGCGATGTTTGATATTGATAAGAAGACCAGGGAGTTGATTTCCTCTGGAGAAGCTTCTAATTTTAACCCTGAAAAAATGAGATTGCCGATTTTTAGTATGATATCCTTGGAAGAACCCGAAAACCACCTTTCGCCTCATTACTTAGGCAGAATAATTAAGTTGGTGAAAGATTATAGTCGTAATGAATTGTGTCAGGTTATTATTTCTTCCCATTCTTCTTCCATTTTAAGCCGAATAGAGCCTGAGCAAATACGTCATTTCAGACTGGATAAGGATTCAAAAAGCACGGTGGTGAATGCGTTAACGTTGCCGGAAAAAGAAGATGAGCTTTCTAAATTCATTAAAGAAGCTGTAAAAGCGTATCCAGAGATCTATTTTTCTAAACTAGTGATATTTGGTGAGGGAGATAGCGAGGAAATCATAATACCTAAGGTACTTGAGCTACACTCAACGGAAATTGATAGTCACTCCATCTCTGTTGTTCCTCTTGGCGGACGTCATGTGAATCACTTTTGGCGTCTGTTGAAGTCGTTGCAGGTCCCCTTTATTACTTTGCTGGATTTTGATATTGATAGAAATGGCGGTGGGTTTGGACGACTTAAATATGCCATTGAACAATTAGCTATGTTTAGTGAAAGTGGAAGCACCTATATCCATAAAGATATTGCTGGGCTTATACCGTCATGGGATGACGCACGGAACCCAATAGATTTCACCATTAAATATAACGACGGAGCGACAATAAATATTGTTAATGAATTAGAAAAGTGTAATATTTATTTTTCTTCTCCGATAGATATTGACTATGCCATGATTGAAGCTTTCCCTGACATTTTTTGTGAGAAAGATGAAGTTTATGGTGAAAGAGGCCCCCAAAATACCAAGAAACAAGAAGGTAAAGAAGAACAAGATGAGCTAATAAAAGCAGTATTGAAAAAAGGAAACTCCGGTATTCGTTACGGATTTTCAGCTGATTATCTAAAATATTTTCTGTGGTATCGCTATCGCTTTTTATCCAATAAAAGTAAACCTGCATCACATATCAGAATG from Citrobacter amalonaticus Y19 includes:
- a CDS encoding ATP-dependent nuclease; this translates as MQLKKIFISGFKSISNENPQIINLDHELTTFIGHNGTGKSTAMEALNKLFSVDHSLRGISINDFHNADGGNDEKSKSLIIEAWFSFPKPNEGKISIPPLIEHLTIDKSDGVILFRVRLESKLSFEANPMGDIDEDVWVVNTSDDVVEESSKQKLSAAVRNSIQVSYVPANRDPLLQLKYSSKAVLGRLLKAIEWVGGSQEVIEEQAAQLNALTKSNPAMNEIAVAINASWGNIYKGRYLSQASLNFPLANIDEILKLIQLQFNPDETGNTVNVDRLSDGQKSLVYFSLIKAMFDIDKKTRELISSGEASNFNPEKMRLPIFSMISLEEPENHLSPHYLGRIIKLVKDYSRNELCQVIISSHSSSILSRIEPEQIRHFRLDKDSKSTVVNALTLPEKEDELSKFIKEAVKAYPEIYFSKLVIFGEGDSEEIIIPKVLELHSTEIDSHSISVVPLGGRHVNHFWRLLKSLQVPFITLLDFDIDRNGGGFGRLKYAIEQLAMFSESGSTYIHKDIAGLIPSWDDARNPIDFTIKYNDGATINIVNELEKCNIYFSSPIDIDYAMIEAFPDIFCEKDEVYGERGPQNTKKQEGKEEQDELIKAVLKKGNSGIRYGFSADYLKYFLWYRYRFLSNKSKPASHIRMFSKIEEKYTSEEMRAKLPSELIRVAEKTVTLLAGVIE